Proteins from one Patescibacteria group bacterium genomic window:
- a CDS encoding DUF5011 domain-containing protein, producing the protein MKNHFKVYVFILISFSYFLSNPIMVDASVEPTMIKDIYPGSIGSSPSWITNVNGVAYFFANNGTNGKELWKSDGTSEGTVMIKDIYTGISNSNPQFLTDVNGVLYFQANNGTNGIELWKSDGTSEGTVMVKDIRPGFSSSSPIYLTDVNGVLYFKANNGTNGEELWKSDGTSEGTVMVKDIRPGVSGSSQDYLTNLNGVLYFFANNGTNGLELWKSDGTSEGTVMVKDIHPFSSSYPSYLTDVNGVLYFQAKDGINGIELWKSDGTSEGTVMVKDISSGGDSSPSYLTDVNGVLYFQATDGTNGLELWKSDGTSEGTVMVKDIHPFSSSYPSYLTDVNGVLYFQAKDGINGLELWKSDGTSEGTVMVKDISSGGDSSPSNFTDVNGVLYFRATDGTNGLELWKSDGTSEGTVMVKDISSGGDSSPFSLTNLDGVLYFQANDGVNGAELWLLEDGIAPTISGLSNDTTPTKTKTWNWSSNEEATYRYIVNQVETHEFTDEVYGTTTSTTQSSGDGTYYLHIQAKDTADNTSTTTVSAILDNTSPIITILGSNPLSIYKGDSYYDEGATATDAVDGDITNDIVTTSNVDINTIGSYTVTYVVSDTATNTSTSTRVVNVIARPSSGSTGGGWTGSTIVTPPTIPTYSTTVTPTNGGTLNYTFTDSSAITVVVPSNTVTSNTTITVSQGILSTDNTPTVTTGAFMIGGSIFNISAVDTNNISITSFTNNLTIIYNYNTISSR; encoded by the coding sequence ATGAAAAATCATTTTAAAGTATATGTATTCATATTAATATCTTTTTCTTATTTTTTATCTAACCCAATAATGGTAGATGCATCAGTAGAACCAACAATGATAAAAGATATTTATCCTGGTAGTATTGGTTCTTCTCCATCCTGGATTACAAACGTAAACGGAGTAGCATATTTTTTCGCTAATAATGGAACAAATGGAAAAGAACTATGGAAATCAGATGGAACAAGTGAAGGCACAGTAATGATAAAAGATATTTATACTGGTATTAGTAATTCTAATCCACAATTCCTTACAGATGTAAACGGAGTATTGTATTTTCAAGCTAATAATGGAACAAATGGAATAGAACTATGGAAATCAGATGGAACAAGTGAAGGTACAGTGATGGTAAAAGATATTCGTCCTGGTTTTAGTAGTTCTTCTCCAATCTACCTTACAGATGTAAATGGAGTATTATATTTTAAAGCCAATAATGGAACAAATGGAGAAGAACTATGGAAATCAGATGGAACAAGCGAAGGAACAGTGATGGTAAAAGATATTCGTCCTGGTGTTAGTGGTTCTTCTCAAGACTACCTTACAAATCTAAACGGAGTATTATATTTTTTCGCTAATAATGGAACAAATGGATTAGAACTATGGAAATCAGACGGAACTAGCGAAGGAACAGTGATGGTAAAAGATATTCATCCTTTTAGTAGTTCTTATCCATCCTACCTTACAGATGTAAACGGGGTATTGTATTTTCAGGCTAAAGACGGAATAAATGGAATAGAACTATGGAAATCAGATGGAACAAGTGAAGGCACAGTAATGGTAAAGGATATTTCTTCTGGTGGTGATTCTTCCCCATCCTACCTTACAGATGTAAACGGGGTATTGTATTTTCAGGCTACAGACGGAACAAATGGATTAGAACTATGGAAATCAGACGGAACTAGCGAAGGAACAGTGATGGTAAAAGATATTCATCCTTTTAGTAGTTCTTATCCATCCTACCTTACAGATGTAAACGGGGTATTGTATTTTCAGGCTAAAGACGGAATAAATGGATTAGAACTATGGAAATCAGATGGAACAAGTGAAGGCACAGTAATGGTAAAGGATATTTCTTCTGGTGGTGATTCTTCCCCATCCAATTTTACAGATGTAAACGGAGTATTGTATTTTAGAGCTACAGACGGAACAAATGGATTAGAACTATGGAAATCAGATGGAACAAGTGAAGGCACAGTAATGGTAAAGGATATTTCTTCTGGTGGTGATTCTTCCCCATTCAGCCTTACAAACCTAGATGGAGTATTGTATTTTCAGGCTAATGATGGAGTAAATGGAGCTGAGTTATGGTTATTAGAGGATGGTATAGCTCCAACCATCTCAGGTCTATCAAACGACACTACACCAACAAAGACTAAAACATGGAACTGGAGTAGTAATGAAGAAGCTACATATAGATATATAGTAAATCAAGTAGAAACACATGAATTTACTGATGAAGTATATGGTACTACAACATCAACAACACAATCTAGTGGTGATGGAACATATTATTTACACATTCAAGCAAAAGATACAGCTGATAATACTAGCACTACAACAGTATCAGCAATACTTGATAATACTAGTCCAATAATAACTATACTAGGATCAAATCCACTATCAATATACAAAGGAGATAGTTATTATGATGAAGGAGCTACAGCTACAGATGCAGTAGATGGAGATATAACAAATGATATAGTAACAACTAGTAATGTAGATATAAATACTATAGGATCATATACTGTCACATATGTAGTAAGTGACACTGCTACTAATACAAGTACTTCTACAAGAGTAGTAAATGTGATAGCAAGACCATCATCTGGTTCAACAGGTGGAGGATGGACTGGTTCTACAATAGTTACACCACCAACTATACCAACATATTCTACTACTGTTACACCAACAAATGGTGGAACACTTAATTATACATTTACTGATAGTTCTGCTATTACTGTTGTAGTACCATCAAACACTGTAACATCTAATACTACTATTACTGTAAGTCAAGGAATATTAAGTACTGATAATACACCAACTGTTACAACAGGTGCATTTATGATAGGTGGAAGTATATTTAATATATCAGCAGTTGATACTAATAATATTTCTATTACATCATTTACTAACAATCTAACTATTATATATAATTACAATACCATCTCTTCCAGATAA
- the rpmA gene encoding 50S ribosomal protein L27: MAHKKAGGSTSLGRDSKAKKLGIKINNGQFIKPGQVIVRQRGTKYYPGKNVKKGGDDTLFAINSGTVKYSKKKVIRFDGNLKPRNTVSVEPVTSKK, translated from the coding sequence ATGGCACATAAAAAAGCTGGTGGTTCTACCTCGCTTGGACGAGACTCAAAAGCAAAGAAACTTGGAATAAAAATAAACAATGGACAATTTATAAAACCAGGACAAGTTATAGTAAGACAAAGAGGTACAAAATATTATCCTGGTAAAAATGTAAAAAAAGGTGGAGATGATACTCTTTTTGCAATAAACTCTGGTACTGTAAAATATTCCAAAAAAAAAGTAATAAGATTTGATGGAAATTTAAAACCTAGAAATACTGTATCTGTAGAACCCGTAACTTCAAAAAAATAA